A window from Gottschalkiaceae bacterium SANA encodes these proteins:
- a CDS encoding amino acid ABC transporter permease: MVYWKLLTEYQHYYLQGIGYTLFLSFFSVILGLTLGVIMALGKMSKSKILNTLAKGYIEIIRGTPLLVQVFIIYYNGVIEMGPIVAGIIALSLNSSAYTAEIVRAGIQAVDKGQMEASRSLGMTSGMAMKEVILPQAIKNILPALGNEFIVVIKESAVISIIGVGELMRQTNIVRGITFRQIEPLILVAAIYFVLTFSLAKLLGRFERRLKESD; this comes from the coding sequence ATGGTCTATTGGAAATTACTGACAGAATATCAGCATTATTATTTGCAAGGCATTGGATATACCCTATTTCTATCGTTTTTTTCGGTAATTTTGGGTTTGACGCTTGGAGTGATTATGGCTCTGGGAAAGATGTCTAAAAGCAAAATCTTAAACACCTTGGCCAAAGGTTATATCGAAATTATTCGAGGAACACCGCTTTTGGTTCAAGTTTTTATCATCTATTACAATGGTGTCATAGAGATGGGTCCTATTGTTGCTGGAATTATCGCCTTATCCCTCAATAGTTCTGCCTATACTGCAGAAATTGTTCGAGCGGGGATCCAGGCGGTCGACAAGGGCCAGATGGAGGCATCACGGTCTTTGGGCATGACATCCGGTATGGCAATGAAAGAAGTAATCTTGCCGCAGGCGATCAAGAATATCTTGCCAGCTTTGGGCAATGAGTTCATTGTTGTAATCAAGGAATCTGCAGTTATTTCTATTATCGGTGTTGGTGAATTGATGCGACAAACCAATATTGTGCGGGGAATTACCTTCCGACAGATTGAACCATTGATCTTGGTTGCAGCAATCTATTTTGTTTTGACCTTTAGTCTTGCCAAGCTATTGGGGAGATTTGAAAGGAGGTTGAAGGAAAGTGATTAA
- a CDS encoding amino acid ABC transporter ATP-binding protein codes for MIKTVNVTKNFGDLEVLKGITETVSLSEVVAVIGPSGSGKSTFLRCLNQLEEPTSGQVYLEDVQLNDPTTDINFQRTKMGMVFQHFNLFPHKTILENITLSPIKVKKEDPKVANARALKLLERIGLSDKANAYPKQLSGGQKQRVAIVRALAMQPEVMLFDEPTSALDPEMVGEVLDLMKSLAKEGMTMVVVTHEMGFAREVADRVLFMDEGLVVEEGDPNAIFDAPQEKRTQEFLAKVL; via the coding sequence GTGATTAAAACGGTGAATGTAACAAAAAACTTTGGTGACTTGGAAGTGTTGAAAGGAATTACAGAAACGGTTTCTCTTAGTGAAGTTGTAGCAGTCATTGGACCATCGGGTTCCGGGAAGAGTACTTTTTTACGATGTTTAAATCAATTGGAAGAGCCGACATCTGGTCAAGTCTATCTTGAGGATGTGCAGCTGAATGATCCTACGACTGATATTAATTTTCAACGAACGAAAATGGGCATGGTATTTCAGCATTTCAATTTATTTCCTCATAAGACGATTTTAGAGAATATTACGCTGTCGCCGATCAAGGTGAAGAAGGAAGATCCGAAGGTGGCGAATGCTCGTGCTTTAAAATTACTGGAACGCATTGGTCTTTCTGATAAAGCCAATGCATATCCCAAGCAATTGTCAGGCGGACAGAAGCAAAGGGTGGCCATTGTGCGTGCCTTGGCTATGCAACCGGAGGTTATGCTTTTTGATGAACCCACCTCTGCATTAGACCCGGAAATGGTTGGCGAGGTTTTGGATTTGATGAAGAGCCTGGCCAAAGAAGGTATGACCATGGTTGTTGTCACCCATGAGATGGGATTTGCTCGTGAAGTAGCAGACCGTGTTCTTTTCATGGATGAAGGTCTTGTGGTGGAAGAAGGAGATCCGAATGCGATCTTCGATGCTCCACAAGAAAAAAGAACCCAAGAATTTTTGGCGAAAGTGCTATAA
- a CDS encoding ABC transporter substrate-binding protein, with the protein MKKVAVFLAILMVAMAFAGCGVEAETSKVDQIKEAGQLVLGTSADYPPYEFHKMINGEDQIVGFDIMIAQKIAEELGVELVIKDMAFDGLIAALQGGKVDIIVAGMSDTPERAEVVDFSQQYYYEKQTLLIKKEMMETYTDIASLDDAKIGVQTSSIQEGLAQETLTNSMLTSLPDIGALVLELKTGKVEGVVLVKPVANGYIAQNPELSLSTIDFGQSDGASAAVQKGSDLVVPVNKVLGEIIESGELEQFVFEATMMLE; encoded by the coding sequence ATGAAAAAGGTAGCTGTATTTTTAGCAATTTTAATGGTGGCAATGGCATTCGCAGGATGTGGGGTAGAGGCAGAAACAAGCAAGGTGGATCAAATCAAGGAAGCAGGTCAATTGGTATTGGGTACATCGGCAGATTATCCACCCTATGAATTTCATAAGATGATTAATGGAGAAGATCAAATTGTGGGATTTGATATTATGATTGCACAAAAAATTGCTGAAGAATTGGGAGTTGAATTAGTTATTAAAGATATGGCCTTTGACGGACTGATTGCAGCCTTGCAGGGTGGCAAAGTGGATATTATTGTTGCAGGCATGTCCGATACACCGGAGCGTGCGGAAGTAGTAGATTTCAGTCAACAGTACTATTATGAGAAACAAACATTGCTGATTAAAAAAGAAATGATGGAAACCTACACCGATATTGCATCATTGGATGACGCCAAAATCGGTGTTCAAACCTCTTCGATTCAAGAAGGGCTAGCTCAAGAGACATTGACAAATAGTATGCTAACCTCATTGCCGGATATTGGGGCTTTGGTATTGGAGTTGAAGACTGGTAAGGTTGAGGGTGTGGTGTTGGTAAAACCTGTCGCAAATGGTTATATTGCGCAGAATCCTGAATTATCGCTTTCCACAATCGATTTTGGTCAGAGTGATGGCGCATCGGCAGCTGTACAAAAAGGAAGCGATTTAGTTGTACCTGTGAATAAGGTATTGGGTGAAATTATTGAAAGTGGAGAATTAGAGCAATTTGTATTCGAAGCAACCATGATGCTTGAGTAA
- a CDS encoding nitroreductase family protein, which yields MRETNRSIMPEFLTRYSTRAFTNRQPTRESVLGILEAARFAPSSGNEQPWRFVIGWKKTEIHHQIFSTLTEKNQTWNEGTSTFLVLIAKQSFTRIDKENHWANFDLGSAWGFMQIQAEHDGIATHAMAGFDGEALSRILGLSDEFKPVVVVALGYYGDPANLSEKDQLRHGPRERRSVEASILAE from the coding sequence ATGAGAGAAACGAATCGTTCAATTATGCCAGAATTTTTAACGCGTTATTCCACCCGTGCTTTTACTAACCGTCAGCCGACAAGAGAAAGCGTGTTGGGAATATTAGAAGCTGCCCGTTTTGCTCCCTCAAGCGGAAATGAACAACCTTGGAGGTTTGTGATCGGTTGGAAGAAAACGGAGATACATCATCAAATTTTTTCAACACTAACAGAGAAGAACCAAACTTGGAACGAGGGAACCTCTACTTTTTTGGTGTTGATTGCCAAGCAGAGCTTTACTAGAATTGATAAAGAAAATCATTGGGCTAACTTTGATCTGGGTTCAGCTTGGGGGTTTATGCAGATCCAAGCGGAACATGATGGAATCGCTACTCACGCGATGGCTGGTTTTGATGGAGAGGCCTTGTCGCGGATTCTTGGTCTATCGGATGAGTTTAAACCCGTTGTGGTTGTGGCCTTGGGATATTACGGTGATCCTGCCAACCTGTCGGAAAAGGATCAGCTTCGTCATGGTCCAAGAGAACGTCGGTCTGTGGAAGCGTCTATTTTGGCAGAATAA
- a CDS encoding peptidylprolyl isomerase: MNTPVVQIKMQNGGLIEVELSPRVAPNTVNNFLSLVKKGFYDGLIFHRVISGFMIQGGCPDGTGMGGPGYGIKGEFSSNGVTNQMKHDRGVLSMARSMQPDSAGSQFFIMHQNSPHLDGSYAAFGRVTKGIEVVDEIAATKKGMQDRPKTPQVIESMTVVTDFDEYQEPETL; this comes from the coding sequence ATGAATACACCAGTTGTACAAATTAAAATGCAAAACGGCGGATTGATCGAAGTTGAACTGAGCCCTCGCGTTGCACCTAATACAGTGAATAACTTCCTGTCTCTTGTAAAAAAGGGATTCTATGATGGATTGATTTTTCATCGTGTAATTTCTGGATTTATGATTCAGGGTGGTTGCCCGGACGGAACAGGAATGGGTGGTCCTGGATATGGAATCAAAGGCGAGTTTTCGTCTAATGGTGTTACGAATCAAATGAAGCATGATCGTGGCGTACTTTCCATGGCACGCTCAATGCAACCTGATTCAGCTGGATCTCAGTTTTTTATTATGCATCAGAATTCTCCGCATCTGGATGGAAGCTATGCAGCCTTCGGTCGTGTGACCAAGGGAATTGAAGTCGTAGATGAAATTGCAGCTACAAAAAAAGGCATGCAAGATCGTCCGAAAACACCTCAAGTCATTGAATCTATGACGGTTGTAACTGATTTTGATGAGTATCAAGAACCGGAAACCCTATAA
- a CDS encoding ABC transporter ATP-binding protein, whose amino-acid sequence MEFYKQLRQHIRGSERTFLIAIGSVLIASYLATLSPLIIQFAIDQLLTGKPLVQDHWLSQLLMQGMAGRTANQGLLLMGLALTIVMAGRGIFDFFKGRNVALASETTVERIRDKLYTHLQHLFFEDLGDAKSGEWIQRCSSDVETVRKFLANQLTEIIRAVALFGFTLWMMLQIDWRMTILSTFLIPPIFGFAFFFFRKVQKLFLDMDETEGELSALLQENLTGVRVVRAFGREGTEAAKFDKKSQEYRDKTMSLVKAIAIYWGSSDFLAMMQRTLVILVGTVWAVQGRVSLGTVVAFFTYINMILWPIRQMGRILTDLSKCKVSLGRIEELLALPTEDFDESKSMETISGRVELRNLTFAYPGEKPILKDLNLIIEKGETIGIVGPTGSGKSTLAHLIAGLIPVNKDQILIDDKDIGSFPAKALRRQIGIVMQEPFLFARNIRKNIAIKDETVSDHDVIGATETASLHQTILGFDAGYETEIGERGVSLSGGQKQRMAIARTIIDEVPIVVFDDSLSAVDAGTDIEIRNRLKARKHQATTLIIAHRLNSVMHADRILVLRDGRIEAIGSHEELLKDKGYYRRLWEIQRGDWKEENRCG is encoded by the coding sequence ATGGAATTTTATAAACAATTACGTCAACACATTCGCGGTTCGGAACGTACCTTCCTGATCGCTATTGGATCGGTTTTGATTGCCAGTTATCTTGCAACGTTGAGTCCATTAATTATTCAATTTGCCATTGATCAATTATTAACAGGAAAGCCTCTAGTACAAGATCATTGGCTGAGTCAACTACTGATGCAAGGAATGGCGGGACGAACCGCAAACCAGGGACTGCTTTTGATGGGTCTTGCATTGACAATTGTGATGGCAGGTCGTGGAATCTTTGATTTCTTTAAGGGGCGCAACGTGGCTTTGGCATCTGAAACTACGGTGGAACGCATTCGCGACAAACTGTATACCCATCTTCAGCACTTGTTTTTTGAAGATTTGGGGGATGCAAAGAGTGGCGAATGGATTCAACGATGTTCGTCAGACGTGGAAACCGTTAGAAAATTTTTGGCTAACCAATTGACTGAAATCATTCGTGCAGTCGCTTTATTTGGATTTACCTTATGGATGATGCTGCAAATTGATTGGCGCATGACGATTTTATCTACCTTCTTGATTCCGCCAATATTCGGATTTGCCTTTTTCTTTTTCAGGAAGGTTCAAAAGCTCTTTCTGGATATGGATGAGACGGAAGGCGAACTTTCGGCATTGCTTCAGGAAAATCTGACGGGGGTTCGGGTGGTTCGTGCTTTTGGCAGAGAAGGAACAGAAGCAGCTAAGTTTGATAAGAAAAGTCAGGAGTATCGAGACAAGACCATGTCCTTGGTCAAGGCAATTGCGATCTATTGGGGCAGCTCGGATTTTTTGGCCATGATGCAGCGCACCTTGGTGATTTTAGTCGGTACAGTTTGGGCCGTGCAAGGTCGGGTGAGTTTGGGAACTGTAGTTGCTTTTTTCACCTATATCAATATGATTCTCTGGCCGATTCGTCAAATGGGTCGAATTTTGACAGACCTTAGCAAATGCAAGGTTTCTCTGGGTCGAATCGAAGAGCTGCTAGCGTTACCAACTGAAGACTTTGATGAAAGCAAGTCGATGGAAACCATCTCGGGTCGTGTAGAACTGAGAAATCTCACCTTTGCTTATCCAGGTGAAAAACCGATTTTGAAAGACTTGAACCTGATTATTGAGAAGGGCGAAACCATTGGAATTGTAGGTCCTACCGGGTCTGGTAAAAGTACCCTTGCACACTTGATTGCGGGTTTGATTCCAGTCAATAAGGATCAGATTTTGATCGATGACAAAGATATTGGCAGCTTTCCAGCCAAGGCCCTCAGAAGGCAAATTGGGATTGTAATGCAGGAACCATTTCTTTTCGCTAGAAATATTCGAAAAAATATTGCAATCAAGGATGAGACTGTTAGTGATCATGATGTAATCGGAGCGACTGAGACAGCCTCCTTGCATCAGACGATTCTGGGCTTTGACGCAGGCTATGAGACAGAAATTGGAGAGCGCGGCGTGTCTTTATCAGGCGGACAGAAACAGAGGATGGCAATTGCCCGCACGATTATCGACGAGGTGCCCATTGTGGTCTTTGATGATTCATTAAGTGCTGTGGATGCAGGAACGGATATTGAAATTCGGAATCGATTGAAGGCGAGAAAGCATCAGGCGACTACCTTGATTATTGCCCATCGCTTGAACAGTGTTATGCACGCAGATCGCATCCTGGTCTTGCGGGATGGCAGAATCGAAGCCATTGGAAGCCATGAAGAACTGTTGAAAGACAAGGGATATTATCGACGTCTTTGGGAAATACAACGTGGAGATTGGAAGGAGGAGAATCGCTGTGGATAA
- a CDS encoding ABC transporter ATP-binding protein, with the protein MDKKQKSQWTVIKELAQFFKPHRKQVIQLTLLMIFVGMMDAISPYFSKYAIDTYIETGSLDHYGIFAGIYLAQVIFLSISVYGLIYLADSIGTKVSYDVRKRGFENLQELSFSYYDKTPVGWIMARMTSDIGKITEGISWALVDMVWGITMIIGILGIMLVTNWRLTMIMIVLMPILMVVSYFFQNRILKQQRKVRKMNSRITGAFSEGIMGARTTKSLVREEKNIEEFEDLAGNMRGAAVRSATFSAAYIPIVFLINVVGQALILIRGGTGVLNGSISYGTLVAFISYAVLMFEPVHHFAVVMAQFQATRASAERVMSLLEEKPDVRDLEAVVDEYGTALAPKRENWPSLSGAISFDDVSFAYNAKEPVLDHFTLDVKQGETIALVGETGSGKSTIVNLACRFYEPTEGEIRIDGVNIQERSQLWLHDSLGYVLQQPMLFSGSIRENIHYGREDATEEEIVEAAKQVHAHDFIQRLPDGYNTEVGEGGAKLSTGQKQLISFARAILKNPKIFILDEATSSIDLETEVQIQRATQAILAGRTSFIIAHRLSTIVHADKILVLKDGRIAEAGNHNSLMKAKGIYYGLYRSQFDAA; encoded by the coding sequence GTGGATAAAAAACAAAAAAGTCAATGGACTGTCATTAAAGAATTAGCACAATTTTTTAAACCCCATCGCAAGCAAGTGATTCAACTTACCTTGTTGATGATCTTTGTGGGTATGATGGATGCCATCTCGCCTTATTTTTCTAAATATGCGATTGACACCTATATTGAAACGGGTAGCCTGGATCACTATGGCATCTTTGCAGGTATCTATTTGGCTCAGGTTATCTTCTTGAGCATCAGTGTATATGGGTTGATTTATCTGGCCGATTCCATTGGAACCAAGGTTAGCTACGATGTGAGGAAACGGGGATTCGAAAATCTGCAGGAGTTGTCTTTCTCTTATTATGACAAGACCCCTGTGGGATGGATTATGGCAAGGATGACATCGGATATCGGAAAGATTACGGAAGGTATATCTTGGGCATTGGTTGATATGGTATGGGGAATCACCATGATCATTGGCATTCTTGGTATTATGCTGGTGACCAATTGGCGGCTAACTATGATCATGATCGTATTAATGCCGATTCTGATGGTCGTGAGTTATTTTTTCCAAAATCGGATCCTCAAGCAACAGCGGAAAGTGCGAAAGATGAATTCTCGGATTACCGGTGCATTCAGCGAAGGAATCATGGGAGCAAGAACCACCAAAAGCTTGGTTCGAGAAGAGAAAAATATTGAAGAGTTTGAAGATCTTGCAGGCAATATGCGGGGTGCAGCAGTTCGTTCAGCCACCTTCTCTGCCGCCTATATTCCCATTGTATTTTTAATCAATGTAGTGGGGCAGGCTCTTATCCTCATCCGGGGAGGCACGGGGGTTCTTAACGGCAGCATTAGCTATGGCACCTTGGTTGCCTTTATCTCATACGCAGTCTTGATGTTCGAACCAGTACACCACTTTGCTGTGGTTATGGCCCAGTTTCAGGCCACTCGGGCTTCAGCGGAAAGAGTTATGTCTCTTTTGGAAGAAAAACCGGATGTACGAGATTTGGAAGCTGTGGTTGACGAATACGGTACAGCCTTAGCGCCAAAACGTGAGAACTGGCCGTCTTTGTCGGGTGCTATTTCCTTTGACGATGTGTCTTTTGCCTATAATGCCAAAGAACCTGTATTGGATCATTTCACCTTGGATGTTAAGCAAGGTGAAACCATAGCACTGGTAGGCGAAACGGGATCTGGAAAAAGTACCATTGTGAATCTTGCCTGTCGTTTCTATGAACCGACTGAGGGCGAGATTCGGATTGACGGGGTCAACATTCAAGAGCGGTCGCAATTGTGGCTACATGATTCCCTCGGTTATGTCTTGCAGCAGCCCATGCTCTTTAGCGGGAGTATTCGGGAGAATATTCATTACGGCCGAGAAGATGCTACGGAAGAGGAAATTGTAGAGGCGGCAAAACAGGTACATGCCCATGACTTTATCCAACGCCTACCGGATGGTTACAACACCGAGGTTGGAGAAGGGGGCGCTAAGCTCTCTACGGGACAAAAGCAACTCATATCGTTTGCCCGTGCGATTCTGAAGAATCCAAAGATCTTTATACTGGATGAGGCAACCTCGTCAATCGACTTGGAAACCGAGGTTCAGATCCAAAGAGCAACTCAAGCCATCTTGGCTGGAAGAACCAGTTTTATCATCGCCCATCGATTATCGACCATCGTTCACGCAGATAAAATCTTGGTATTAAAGGATGGTCGCATTGCTGAAGCGGGTAATCACAATAGCCTGATGAAGGCAAAAGGAATTTATTATGGCTTGTATCGAAGTCAATTCGACGCGGCATAG
- a CDS encoding MBL fold metallo-hydrolase: MKLQFLGASQVVTGSMYLLTTETKKILIDCGMFQGSPELERLNERAFSFDPSTIDYLVLTHAHIDHSGRIPKLIKDGFAGRILTTKATYDLSKLMLLDSAHIQEADIQWENQKRARAGKPKREPLYTTTDAEQSLRHFEGFLYEQKIEVDDEVSLRFMDAGHILGSSVVELWVTEKGHTTKLAFSGDLGMPNRPLLRHYDKIEEADYIIVESTYGHTTHPPIEDASKRLIQIINDTVSKGGTVVIPSFAVSRTQELIYTLNQYYENGNMENFMKIPIYVDSPMAVSATEIYAQNASCFNEETRQLILSGDDPFQFENLFYVRDQAESQRLNTQEFPKVIISASGMCSAGRIRHHLKHTLWKAKNSVIFVGYQAEGTLGRKLKEGQSVVSILGESIKVQAQIHSIDGFSGHADQPTLLNWLRGFRKKPQRVFVVHGEAMQANALKEAIEKDLKWEVCIPDLGYETTLAEGAESTEGRWLDPVRKREILEKELYEVHAQFESLIQKTRQMLDDKTVKKDYEAIHSRLLELQQQLLDLNLILGK; the protein is encoded by the coding sequence ATGAAACTACAATTTTTAGGTGCTTCGCAAGTCGTAACAGGATCCATGTATCTATTGACAACAGAAACAAAAAAGATACTCATAGACTGTGGGATGTTTCAAGGCAGTCCTGAATTGGAACGCTTAAATGAAAGAGCGTTCTCCTTCGATCCGTCTACCATTGATTATCTCGTTTTAACACATGCTCATATCGATCACAGCGGACGAATCCCAAAGCTAATCAAGGACGGATTTGCTGGTCGCATTCTAACGACCAAGGCAACCTACGACTTATCCAAGCTTATGCTCTTAGACAGTGCACATATACAAGAAGCCGACATTCAATGGGAAAACCAAAAACGCGCAAGAGCCGGAAAGCCGAAGCGAGAACCTCTATACACCACAACTGACGCAGAACAGAGTCTTCGCCATTTTGAAGGCTTTCTCTACGAGCAAAAAATTGAAGTTGACGACGAAGTCTCCCTACGCTTTATGGATGCAGGCCATATCCTGGGTTCCTCTGTTGTAGAACTTTGGGTAACGGAAAAAGGACACACCACCAAGTTAGCTTTTTCAGGAGACTTAGGTATGCCCAACCGGCCGCTTTTGCGGCATTATGACAAGATTGAGGAAGCCGATTATATTATCGTCGAATCCACCTACGGCCATACCACCCACCCACCTATCGAGGACGCCTCAAAGCGCTTGATTCAAATAATCAATGACACCGTCAGCAAGGGGGGCACGGTAGTTATTCCGTCCTTTGCGGTTAGCAGGACGCAAGAACTAATCTACACCCTAAATCAATACTATGAAAATGGGAATATGGAAAATTTTATGAAAATCCCGATCTATGTGGATAGCCCTATGGCGGTATCGGCTACGGAAATTTATGCGCAAAATGCCTCATGTTTTAATGAAGAGACCCGTCAGTTAATTTTAAGCGGCGATGATCCATTCCAATTTGAAAACCTCTTCTATGTGAGAGATCAGGCAGAGTCCCAGCGGCTGAACACCCAGGAATTTCCAAAGGTGATTATTTCAGCTTCTGGTATGTGTTCCGCAGGTCGCATACGTCACCATTTAAAGCATACTCTTTGGAAAGCAAAAAACAGCGTAATTTTTGTCGGCTATCAAGCGGAAGGCACCCTGGGTCGGAAATTAAAAGAAGGACAGTCCGTTGTCAGCATCCTTGGAGAGAGCATCAAGGTCCAAGCGCAGATCCATTCTATCGACGGGTTTTCGGGTCACGCAGATCAACCCACTCTATTAAACTGGTTGCGTGGATTCAGAAAAAAACCGCAGCGTGTATTTGTTGTTCATGGAGAAGCCATGCAAGCAAATGCCTTGAAAGAAGCCATCGAAAAAGATCTTAAATGGGAAGTTTGCATTCCCGATCTAGGTTATGAAACAACATTAGCCGAGGGTGCAGAATCCACAGAAGGACGATGGTTAGATCCCGTTCGAAAACGAGAGATCCTGGAAAAAGAATTATACGAGGTACACGCACAATTCGAATCCCTCATCCAGAAAACACGTCAAATGTTGGATGACAAGACTGTAAAAAAAGACTATGAAGCCATTCATTCCCGTCTTCTAGAATTGCAGCAACAACTCTTGGATTTAAATCTAATACTCGGCAAATAA
- a CDS encoding RsmB/NOP family class I SAM-dependent RNA methyltransferase, producing the protein MNLPIEFTNKIQNILGEESDRFFSHLQDESPIGIRTNPIKINRHDFLAVVAAKESSIPWCRDGFFLHEEKSRVTKHPYYHAGLCYVQEPSAMIPAEALQVEPGQWVLDLCAAPGGKTTQIAGKLANSGLLIANDVSPKRLAPLIQKVQAFGITNTFVTHEAPERLATVFTGQFDRVLVDAPCSGEGMFSRNPRSIQQWSPDYVNECARLQREILVDAIKMLAPGGILVYSTCTFSPEENEGTIQWILDHYPYMVVDPLIEFPELSPSDPTWIQGDKSLSGARRAWPHRIKGYGHFIARLKDQRPVQKQPRQLQGEIAPPELFQIWQEENLQTHLTGIFHQKKDKLYLCPKELPFAAKTGLRSPSPGLYLGEMKKNRFQPSQALAMSLSKSQVKRTVDFEVTKPESLKYLRGDTIMQGSPNKGWTLITIDDHPVGWAKQTGDHLKNQIPAGWKYD; encoded by the coding sequence ATGAATTTGCCAATCGAATTTACAAATAAGATACAAAACATACTTGGAGAAGAATCAGATCGCTTCTTTTCCCATCTTCAAGATGAATCCCCCATCGGGATTCGTACCAATCCGATCAAAATTAATCGTCACGACTTTCTCGCTGTCGTTGCTGCCAAAGAAAGCTCAATCCCCTGGTGCCGCGATGGATTTTTTTTGCACGAGGAGAAATCAAGGGTTACCAAACATCCCTACTATCATGCGGGACTTTGCTACGTGCAAGAGCCCTCTGCAATGATTCCAGCCGAAGCACTTCAAGTCGAACCCGGCCAATGGGTGCTGGACCTCTGTGCGGCACCGGGCGGAAAGACTACCCAGATTGCAGGAAAATTGGCAAACAGCGGCTTGTTGATTGCCAACGATGTCAGCCCCAAACGTCTGGCTCCCTTGATTCAAAAGGTACAAGCCTTCGGGATCACCAATACCTTTGTAACCCACGAAGCACCAGAACGATTGGCCACTGTATTTACTGGTCAATTCGATCGTGTTCTGGTGGATGCCCCCTGCTCCGGTGAAGGCATGTTCTCAAGAAATCCTCGATCCATCCAGCAATGGTCACCGGATTATGTGAACGAATGTGCAAGGCTGCAGCGGGAAATTCTTGTCGATGCAATCAAGATGCTGGCACCTGGTGGCATTCTCGTTTATTCAACTTGCACCTTTTCACCAGAAGAAAACGAAGGCACCATCCAATGGATTTTAGATCACTATCCCTACATGGTCGTGGATCCACTGATTGAATTCCCCGAACTTTCCCCCAGCGATCCCACCTGGATTCAGGGAGATAAAAGCCTATCCGGCGCGAGACGTGCTTGGCCTCATCGCATCAAGGGCTACGGTCACTTTATTGCAAGATTAAAGGATCAAAGGCCCGTACAAAAACAGCCTCGACAACTCCAAGGGGAAATTGCACCGCCTGAATTATTTCAAATCTGGCAGGAAGAAAACTTGCAGACCCACCTAACCGGGATTTTTCATCAAAAAAAGGACAAGCTCTATCTCTGCCCGAAAGAATTGCCTTTTGCGGCGAAAACGGGTCTTCGCTCCCCATCTCCCGGTCTTTACCTGGGCGAAATGAAAAAGAATCGATTCCAACCCAGTCAAGCCCTGGCTATGAGTCTTTCCAAGAGTCAGGTAAAACGAACCGTTGACTTTGAAGTCACAAAGCCGGAGTCCCTCAAATATCTTCGAGGAGATACCATCATGCAAGGATCGCCCAACAAGGGATGGACCCTCATCACCATAGATGACCACCCTGTAGGCTGGGCCAAACAAACCGGCGACCATCTGAAAAATCAGATCCCGGCTGGTTGGAAATACGACTAA
- the acpS gene encoding holo-ACP synthase: protein MIGTGVDIIELKRIKRMVDRHKNLDRIYTNLELTYIMGKGNRIETYAGIFAAKEAVVKALGTGFRGIEWTEIEIDHDEAGKPIALTHGKAAKHVAEEGIRGISISISHDRIQAIAFAVVWTEEDNEGELKDGKYMENLGRN, encoded by the coding sequence ATGATTGGAACCGGTGTAGATATCATAGAATTGAAACGGATTAAGCGAATGGTAGACCGTCATAAGAATCTCGACAGAATCTATACAAACCTGGAGCTGACGTATATAATGGGAAAGGGAAACCGTATTGAAACCTATGCGGGAATTTTTGCCGCTAAAGAAGCGGTGGTAAAAGCTTTGGGTACCGGTTTTCGGGGAATTGAGTGGACCGAAATTGAGATTGATCACGACGAGGCAGGAAAACCTATTGCTTTGACTCATGGAAAGGCAGCGAAACATGTCGCCGAAGAGGGAATACGCGGAATATCGATTTCAATCAGCCATGACCGCATTCAGGCCATTGCCTTTGCAGTGGTATGGACGGAAGAGGACAACGAGGGAGAGCTGAAAGATGGAAAATATATGGAGAACTTGGGCAGAAATTGA